One genomic segment of Coffea arabica cultivar ET-39 chromosome 6e, Coffea Arabica ET-39 HiFi, whole genome shotgun sequence includes these proteins:
- the LOC140009741 gene encoding uncharacterized protein, with translation MGVITEVNPVAKGEVTNDEMIGWDRGVVADLLRFLGRREDLSETSPQVIGQESAHTRKNSSSRVRGTHGPPGGDGFANGDRRMPSSVVYSTYRLSFKLSTPSGITAVSSGVCAARECYLTILQAASSSTVETKIEGKRSSILSVDYIDSQQSGKPQRLEIGDKVEEVSLDPSNPDQTIRIGTGLPGPLKGEMVNLLKEYQDIFAWTTEQVVGVFHHLMLHELNVDPRAKPVKTPGVVNVYRFHDLNKACSKDCYPLPRIDALVDSTIGYEVLCFLDAFKGYHQIGMSEEDQEKMAFFTDQGIYYYTIIPFDLNNTGMTYQRLINRVFKSQIGRNVETYVDDILLKSKHTSAFLFDVREVLRDTRMMLNPKKCVFDVISKKFLGYLVSRRGIEANPNKVKAIQKMSSPSSPRDVQRLTGKLAAMNRFLSQSAAKVLPFFKVLKKTDKFSWTEMCQQAFEQIKEYLHYLPTLTSQQAGEMLYLYLSAAEEVVSAVLIQDNGTQVSVYYVSRVLRGAETRYTQAEKLMLGFIHIALRLKPYFLTHPIRVLADFLTELTFPVSEEATSASAEPQQWTLYVDGSSNGSSNNDGSGVGLLLEDSHEETCSYALRFDFFASNNEAEYKAVIAGLQLARRLGARRISVYSDSQLVACQVLGEYEARKETMQRYLSKIYQLAAYFESFEIQKIPRSQNKRTDALFRLTTTSFSVVHKTILVEVLAEPDYLEDKV, from the exons ATGGGAGTTATAACAGAAGTGAATCCCGTCGCGAAAGGCGAGGTGACCAATGACGAGATGATCGGCTGGGATAGAGGAGTAGTTGCCGACCTCCTGAGGTTCTTAGGGAGACGAGAAGACCTCTCTGAGACGAGTCCCCAGGTCATAGGCCAG GAATCAGCTCACACCCGTAAGAACTCCTCTAGTAGGGTTCGAGGGACACATGGTCCACCTGGAGGGGATGGTTTTGCTAATGGTGACCGTAGGATGCCATCCTCG GTTGTGTACTCAACGTACCGCCTAAGTTTCAAGTTATCAACTCCCTCAGGCATCACCGCGGTGAGCAGCGGTGTTTGCGCAGCACGGGAATGCTACCTAACTATCCTGCAGGCTGCGTCCTCTTCGACGGTCGAGACGAAAATTGAGGGTAAGAGGTCTAGCATTCTCTCGGTAGACTACATAGATTCTCAACAATCCGGGAAGCCTCAAAGACTAGAGATCGGAGACAAGGTGGAAGAAGTTTCCCTGGATCCTTCAAACCCTGATCAAACCATCCGCATCGGCACTGGGTTACCTGGGCCTCTCAAAGGCGAAATGGTCAACCTTCTTAAAGAATACCAGGATATTTTTGCCTGGACTACCGAGCAAGTTGTGGGAGTATTCCACCATCTTATGCTGCATGAACTGAATGTTGACCCACGTGCTAAACCTGTTAA GACACCGGGGGTGGTGAATGTGTATAGATTTCATGATCTGAACAAGGCTTGCTCAAAGGATTGCTACCCGCTACCGAGGATCGATGCATTGGTCGATTCAACAATAGGTTACGAAGTCCTCTGTTTTCTAGATGCTTTTAAAGGCTACCATCAGATCGGAATGAGTGAAGAGGATCAGGAGAAAATGGCTTTCTTTACAGATCAAGGAATCTACTATTACACAATCATACCTTTCGACCTGAATAATACCGGGATGACGTATCAGAGACTAATCAATCGAGTTTTTAAATCCCAAATAGGTAGGAATGTCGAAACctacgtggatgacatcctCCTAAAAAGCAAGCACACCTCGGCGTTCTTATTCGACGTGAGGGAGGTCCTCCGCGACACTAGGATGATGCTAAATCCTAAGAAGTGCGTATTTGATGtgatttcaaaaaaattcttaGGATATCTGGTGTCACGCCGAGGTATAGAAGCCAATCCTAACAAAGTGAAGGCGATTCAAAAGATGTCTTCACCTAGCAGCCCCCGAGATGTACAAAGACTGACGGGAAAGCTAGCAGCTATGAACCGGTTCTTATCACAATCTGCTGCCAAGGTTCTGCCCTTCTTCAAAGTATTAAAGAAGACTGACAAGTTCTCCTGGACTGAAATGTGTCAACAAGCTTTTGAGCAAATAAAGGAGTACCTGCACTACCTCCCTACTCTTACCTCGCAACAGGCTGGAGAGATGTTATATCTTTACCTATCTGCTGCTGAGGAGGTAGTAAGTGCAGTGCTAATCCAAGATAATGGTACCCAAGTGTCAGTTTACTACGTTAGCCGAGTCCTCCGCGGGGCAGAGACTCGGTACACCCAAGCCGAAAAGCTCATGTTGGGATTCATCCACATAGCCCTTAGGTTGAAACCTTATTTCCTGACTCACCCCATACGT GTCCTAGCAGATTTTTTGACCGAACTCACCTTTCCTGTGAGCGAAGAAGCCACCTCGGCCAGCGCCGAGCCTCAACAGTGGACGTTGTACGTGGATGGGTCGTCTAACGGGTCGTCTAACAATGATGGCAGTGGAGTTGGATTGCTCCTTGAAGATTCTCACGAGGAAACATGCTCATATGCCCTGCGATTTGATTTCTTCGCCTCCAATAATGAAGCTGAGTACAAGGCTGTCATTGCGGGCTTGCAATTAGCTCGCAGACTTGGTGCTCGACGTATCTCCGTCTATAGTGACTCCCAACTCGTCGCATGCCAAGTACTGGGGGAATATGAAGCCAGGAAGGAAACCATGCAACGGTACCTCTCCAAAATCTACCAGTTGGCGGCCTATTTCGAgtcttttgaaattcaaaaaatacCTCGATCCCAAAATAAGCGGACCGATGCGCTGTTCCGGTTGACCACCACCTCGTTTTCCGTAGTCCATAAGACGATTCTTGTGGAGGTTTTAGCCGAACCAGACTACTTGGAAGACAAAGTCTAA